A window of Streptomyces sp. NBC_01224 genomic DNA:
AGGAGCTGGACGCGGGCACGGTGCCCGCTCTCATGACCGACCCGGACACCACGGTGCGAGCCCGTTTCGACGACGGCACCACCACGGCGCTGCCGCCCGGCACCGGTCTGGACGACGGCGACTGCAGCTGCGCCGCACCAGGGGTGTGCCGCCACCTCATCGCCCTGGTGCTGGCCTATCAGCGCGGGTTCGAGGCCGGGACGGCCGCCCCCGCCCCCGTGACCGACTGGTCCCCCGGCAGCACCGACGACACGGCCCTGGCCGAAGCCGTAGGCGCCCGGCCGCTCGCCGCGGCCCGCCGCGCCTTCGAGCGGGGTTACGCCGCCCTTGTGCACCGCCCGTCCCCGGACCATTCCGAGCCCCGGGTCGAACTCCCCACCTGCACGGTGCGCTTCCCGGTCCCCGGCGAGATCGCGTACGCGCTGACGGATGCGGCAGCCGTGCTGCGCGGCGAGATGGTGGCGCTCGCGGTATGGGCGTTCCGGGCCGCCGACGCAGCGGGGACCGACGAGCGGCCCGTCCCCGTCCAGGTCGGCGGACGCGCCACCGCGCCGCCCACGGCCGGGCCCGCGCTCGACGCGGCCGTCGAGCTGGCGGGAGAGCTGCTGGTGGAGGGCGTGGCCCATGTCGGACCGGTCCACGGCGGAGCCCTGGCACGGGCCGGTGCCGGGCTGACCGCCGAGTCACTGCACTGGCCCGCGGGTGCGCTCGCCGAGTTGACGGACCAGCTCACGGCGTACGCCGACCGCAACGCCCACTACCGCCCGGAGATGGTCGCCGCCCTGCTCACCGAGTTGTACGCCCGTAGGCGGGCCGGCGCGCTCCCCGGCGTACTGGGTAGCCGCGATGCCGGTGACACCCCGCTGCGCCGGGTCCGGCTCACCTCGCTCGGCTGCCGTGTCCACGGCACACCGCAGTCCCTGATCTGCGAGGTGTATTTCGCTCATCCCGGCGCGGGCACCGTCCTCGTCCTGCGAAAGACCTGGACGGCTGGCGAGGGCAAGGAGCTCACCGGCCATCTGCTGTCCACCCGCCGCGTCCTCGCCACGCCGCTGAGCTCACTGGCCGCCGGAAGCCTGGTCAGCGAGAGCGTGCGGCGCACGCCGAGCCGCGCGCTGACGATCGCCCGGGGCCGGCTGGGCACGACGACCATCACGCCCGTCGGCGCCGCCTGGACGGAGCTTCCGGAGCCGTTGCTCGTACGGGATCTGTCCGCGCTGACGGCGGGCTGGGAGGGCAGGCCGCCCCGGCTGATCCGGCCGCGGATCGAGGCGGAGGCGGTCCATGTCGTCGCCCTGTCACAGGTGGAGAGCGTCGGTTACGACCCAGCCGAGCAGCGCCTCGAAGCCGTCGTGCGCGATGCCTCGGGGACCCCCGCGCTGGTGACGTCGGGCTACCGGCCGGAGTGCCCCGGTGCGTTGGACGCCCTGGCCGACGCGCTGGAGGGCGGCGCCACGCACGTCAGTGGTTCGGTGCACCGCTCCGGTGGTGGAATCCGGATCGATCCGATCGCGGTGCTCACCCCGGCCGGGGTGGTCGTGCCCGATCTCGCGCCCGGTGACGGTTCCACGGCGTTGGCAGCGACGGTGCACCGTCCGTCCGATCCGCTGACGGCGGTGCTGGACGAGGCGATATCCGCCATGTCGGCGGTGCCGCACAGCGGACTGCGCCATCTGAACAGCCCCGCCCGTTCCCGTATCGACGAGGCGGCGACCGCGCTGTCACGCACCGGCCTGACCCGTGCCGCGACCCTGCTGCGCGCCTTCCTCGACGCTCTGGACGCCGGGGCCGCGCCGAACGGGGAGGGCCTCGCCGCCCGCTCCGATGCGTGGCTGGAAGCCCAGCTCCATCTCCTGGTCAGCAGCGAACTCCGTTCCTCTCAACCGGAGTTCGTGGCAGCTTCGGTATCCGCCTAGGGCCGGTTCAGATAGGCGAGCCCGGGATGGGCCTTCGTGTACCCGTCGAGGAGTCGTCCGGCCACGGTCACCGAGTCGACCAGTGGGTGCAGCGCGAAGGCCTTCACGGCGGTGGCGCGTGATCCGCTTTCCGCCGCGTCCAGTACCGCGCGCTCGACGGCCTTGACCGCGGTGACCAGGCCGACGGCGTGGTACGGAAGCGGGTCGACGGCGACGGGACGGGCGCCGTTCGCGTCGACCAGGCACGGCACCTCGATGACGGCGTCCGTGTCGAACACGGAAAGCGTCGTGCGGTTGCGGACGTTGAGGATGAGCGAGGTCCGTTCGTTGCGGGCGACGGCCCGCATGAGGGCGAGCGCCACCTTCTCGTAGCCGCCGGACTCCAGATCGCTCTCGTCCCGCTCGCCGACCCCGGCGACCTCCCGGTTCTCCGACATATAGGTGGCTTCGCGTTCGGCGCGGGTGCGGTCCCAGGCCGGCAGTGCGGGGGCGGCCGGGTCCTTCACCCGGGCGTAGAAGCCCTCCTGCTGCTCACGGAGAAAGGAGCCCCGGGTCTGCTCGGCGTCCTGGTAGGCGCGTACGGCTTCCCGGTTGAAGTAGTAGTAGTGCAGATACTCGTTGGGGATGGCGCCCAGCGACTGCAGCCAGTCGACGCCGAAGAGTCTGCCTTCCTCGAAGGAACCGAGAAGTTCCGGGTCCGCCAGCAGCCGCGGGAGTTCGTCGCGGCCGTCGACGTGCAGTGCGCGGACCCAGCCGAGATGGTTGAGGCCGACGTAGTCGATCCGGGATCGGTCGGGGTCGGCGCCGAGCACCCGAGCGATTCGGCGGCCGAGGCCGACCGGGGAGTCGCAGATGCCGATGACCCGGTCCCCCAGGTGACGGGACATGGCCTCGGTGACCAGGCCTGCCGGGTTGGTGAAGTTGATGACCCAGGCGTCCGGGGCGAGCCGCGCGATGCGTTGGGCGAGGTCGACGGCGACGGGCACGGTGCGCAGCCCGTACGCGATGCCGCCCGCCCCGACCGTCTCCTGGCCGAGTACGCCTTGGTCGAGGGCGACCCGTTCGTCGGTGGCCCGCCCTTCGAGACCTCCGACGCGAACCGCCGAGAAGACGAAGTCGGCGCCGCTCAGCGCCTCGTCGAGCTCGGTGGTGGCGGTGACGGCGGGCGCGTCCGGGACGTTCGCGGCCTGTTCGCCGAGCACCCGGGCGATAGCGGTGAGCCGGCCGGCGTCGGTGTCGTAGAGGGTGACCGCGGTCACGCGGCCCTCGGCGTGATCGGCGAGCAGCGCCCCGTACACGAGTGGAACCCGGAATCCGCCGCCGCCCAGAATTGTCAGCTTCACGCTTCCGCATGGTACGTGGGCGGGCCCGGACGGGGCCCGGGCGACTCCGGAAGGCAGCTGTCCACCGGCGCCGACAGCACCCGGCCCGGAGGCCGCGGACCGGCGGGTCCGCGCCACCGGGCCGGTGATTCGTCTCGATCCCGCCGGTTCAGTTGCCGCTCCACCAGCGCGATACGGCCCGCCACAGCCTCGCGGGGGCGGCTTGCCTGCGCTGCTGCGGGATCCGGCCCGCGGCGGACCGCCCGGCGGACGTGCCACCGGACTCGTCGGTCACCGTCGCAGTGGACGTCACACCAGGCGCACCGGGCGCAGCCGGCGCACCCATCGAGGCAGGCGCCGGTGCCGCACCGGGAGTGCGTCCGGGTGTGGGGGCGGTGTGCCGGACCGTGGACTGCGCCTCCCAGTCCTGGCGCGGCAGGTTCGGCCTCCCTATGGACGGCGGTTCCTTGTCGTCCTGCGGCTCACGCGCGGCGAAGTCCGCCGGAAGCTCCACCAGGTGCCGGCCCATGATGTTCCCGATCCATCTCAGCTCGCTCTCGTCGACGGCCAGTTCGAGGTCGGGGAGCCGCATGAGCAGGGCGTCGACACCGACGTCCGCGATGGCGCGTCCGATGTCCTGCCCCGGGCATTCATGGGGGCCGCCGCTGAATGCGAGGTGGGCGCGGTTGCCTTCCATGTCGGCGTTGAGGTCGGGCCGCACCAGCGGATCGGTGTTGGCCGGTGCGATGCCGACGATCAGGGCGTCGCCCGCCTTGATCTGCTTACCGCCCAGTTCGGTGTCGCCGACCGCCCAGCGGCCGAAGACCGCGGTGAACGGCGGTTCGTCCCACAGGGTCTGCTCGACCGCTTCGGGCACCGTCATATGACCACCGCTGAGCCTGGCCCGGAAGCGGGGATCGGTGAGCACCATGCGCAGGACGTTGGCGATCAGGTTGGCGGTCGCCTCGTAGGAGGCGATGAGGATCAGCCGCAGATGCTCGCTGACCTCCTGGTCGTTCATTCCTGCCGGATGCTCGACGAGCCAGGTGGCGAAGTCGTCGGCGGGTTCGCGCCGGCGGCGCTGGACGAGCCGGGTCAGTGCCTGAAGGACGTAGGCGTTGCTCGCGACGGCGGTCGCCGTGCCGCGGGTCATGTCACGGGCGGCCTGGACCATCCGGTCGTTGTACTCCTCGGGCATGCCGAGGATCGCGCACATCACCATCATCGGCAGCCGCTCGGCGAACTGGCTGACCAGGTCGACGCGGCCTTCCTGGCAGAAGCCGTTGACGAGCCGGTTGCTGTAGCGGTTGACGTGGCGGCGCACCCCGCGGGTGTCGATGCGGCCCATGCTGTCGGTGACCGCGCCGCGCTGGCGTTCATGGGTGGCGCCGTCGGCGAAGACACAGACCGGCTGCCAGGTGAAGATCGGGGCCAGTGGGTGGTCCGGGGCGACTGTGCCGTCCTGCAGGGCCCGCCATCGCCGGGAGTCGCGGGAGAACTGCGAGGGGGTACGGGTCATGTGCAGGTTCTCGCTGTGCCCGAGGACCAGCCAGGCGGGTACGTCTCCGTGCAGCAGTACGGGGGCCACGCTGCCGTGTTCGGCGCGCAGTTTGTCGTACAGCCCGTGGGGGTCCCGCTCGGCCTCCGGGCCGTAGAGCCGGCGCAGTCCGCCGGGGCCGACACCGAGGCCGTGGGCCGGGCACTCGGGGGGCGGAACCGGCCCCTGAGCCGCTCCGGGCTCGTAGTGAAAGGGGGTTGTCACGATCGCTCCAGGGATCAGGATTCCAAGGACCAGACGGATGGGACGCGCGGGGGGTGTGTACTGCTGTCAGGCGAGCGGGAGGGCCAGACTGTGCAGATAGCGCATCAGCGTCATCAGTACGTCTCGGCTGGAGGCACGCAGCCGGGCGTCGCAGTCGATCACGGGGACCTCTTCGGGGAGGTCCAGAGCGGCACGCAGCGTCTCGACGGGGTGTTTCGGGGCGTCGGGGAAGGTGTTGACGGCGACGACGAACGGCACGCCGCGCTCCTCCAGCCGCCCGATGACGTCGAAGCTGACTTCGAGGCGGCGGGTGTCGATGAGGACCACCGCGCCGAGGGCACCTTCGAACAGGCCGTTCCACAGGAACCAGAACCGTTCCTGGCCCGGGGTGCCGAACAGATAGAGGATCAGTTCCTCACTGATGGAGATCCGGCCGAAGTCCATGGCGACGGTGGTCGCGGTCTTGCTCTCCACCCCGAAGTTGTCGTCCACGCCGACTCCGGCCTGGGTCATGGTCTCTTCGGTGGTCAGCGGCCGGATCTCGCTGACGGATCCGACCATGGTCGTCTTGCCGACCCCGAACCCTCCGACGATCACGACCTTCACCGCGGCTGTCGCCGTGGTGGGAAGGACGTCCTCGCGCCGGGGGCCGGTGATCGTGTCAGAGCTTCTGAAGTCCATGCATCACCGCTTCGAGAAGGGACCTGTCCGGGAGAGTGGCGCGGACGATGGGCGCGCGCGATTCGATGAGTTCGCTCGCGAGGAGTTCCGTGAGGAGCGATGTCACCACGCTGAAGGGCAGACCGAGGTACGCCGAGATCTCGGCGACGGATAACGGCGCCTGACAGAGCCGCAGGATCACGGCCTGCTCGGGCTGGACAGTCGGCGTCGGCTGGGCCTTCGCGACGACCATCGTGACCAGGTCGAGCGGCGCCCGCTCGCTGCCGTCGGGATCGCCGGTGATCACGTACAGCCGTTCCGGGTCGCTCAGTGACGGATCGGCCTCTCGGCGTTCTCGTCGGGGAGAATTCATCCGGCCTGCCCATCATGGCGCGGCGGGCTCGTCAGGTGGGCGCCGATCCTGACGACCATGTCGCGCATCCGCGACCCGACGAGCCCCGCGTCGACCGTCTCACCGGCAAGGACCGCGAGGTACGCCCCGGTTCCGGCGGCCATCAAGTAGAAGAAGCCGCCGGTGACTTCGATGACGACGAGGCGCATAAGGCCGTCGCTGTAAGGGATTTCGGAGGCGACGGCGGCGGCCAGGCTCTGCAGCCCCGCGCAGGCCGCCGCGAGGCGGTCGGCGACATCGGGGTCGCCGCCGTGCCGGGCGATGCGCAGACCGTCGGCGGAGAGCACCACGATCTGGTGGATGTCCGGCACGTCGTCTGCCAGTTCCTTGAGCATCCAGTCCATATTTCCCCGCTGCTGGATCACTTCAGGTCTCCCTTGTCCCAGGCATCGTCAGAGTCTTCGTCGGTCTTCGGCTCCTGCGGCACACCGTTGACGGCGTTGGTGAAGGCCTCCAGCCAGAGTCCGGGGGGCTGCGCCTTGCCGCTGTCGTTCCCCTGGCCGTGGCCGCTGATGTGGCCGTTGCGCTGTCCTGCGGTGGGGTCGACGGCCTGCGCGGGGAGGTTGTGCGAGCCCAGGGGGGCGCGGCCACGGCTGCGGCGTTGCGGGAGACCGCCCGCGGTCCACTCGGTCACCACGGGGACGTCATCCTCCATGGCGGCCGCGGGGACGGCCGGCCGGGTGACGGGTGCGACCGGTCCGGTGGCGGGGCGCTGGGCCACGGGGCGGGGCTTGCGACGTGCCGGCACGACGTGCTTCATCGCCTCCTGGTCGATGTCGCTGGTGGGCCTCGATGTGGCGCCGATGCCGTGGGCGATGCCGGGAGCGGGTCCGGTGGTGATCATGGCGCGGGGCACGATGAGTACGGCACGGACACCGCCGTACGCGGACTGCCGCAGCGAGACCTGGAGGTCGTACATCCGCGAGAGCCGTCCGACGACTGCCATGCCGAGTCGCGGGGACTCGCCGAGGTCGTTCATGTTGGAGCCGGCCTGCGCCCTGGCGAGCATGTTCTCGGCCCGCGCGCGGGCCTCCTCGCTGAGCGAGACGCCGCCGTCCTCGATCTCGATGGCGATGCCGGTCTGCACCTCGACGGCGGTGACGTGCACCCGGGTCTGCGGCGGCGAGTAGCGGGTGGCGTTGTCGAGGAGTTCGGCGCAGGCGTGGATGAGCGGTTCGACGGCCGTGCCGATGATGGCGACCTTGGCGATCGAGTGCAGATCGACGCGCGGGTACTCCAGGATGCGCGACATGGCGCCGCGCAGCACGCTGAACAGCGGTACGGGCTTGGGCCATTGGCGACTGGGGCGGGCGCCGCCGAGTACCGCGATGGAGTCGGCGAGACGGCCGATCAGCGCGGTGCCGTGGTCGATGCGGAGCAGGTCGTCGAAGACATCGGGGTTGCGCCCGTGGTGCTCCTCCATCTCCCGCAGTTCACTCGCCTGGCGGTGGACGATCGCCTGGACCCGCCGGGCGACGTTGACGAAGGCGCGCTGCGCGGAGTCACGCATCGCCTCTTCGTTGTCGATGATGTTCAGCACCGTGTAGACGAGGGTGCGCTGGGCGTCGGGCAGGTCGCGGTACAGCTCGTCCGCGTCGACGACATCACGGAGCACCTCTTCGGGCGAATTACCCACGCGCAGCCGGTGGATGGCGGCCGGCAGGAGCTCCTTGCTGATCCTCACGGTCTCGTCGTCGTGTGTGGCGATGCGCCGCTCCAGGTCGACGAAGCGCCGTTCGTACACCGCACGCTGGGTGCGCAGATCGCGTGCCCGGCGGGCGAGTTGAAGGGTGAGTACGGCGACCACGACGGTGGCGAGCGCGCCGCACCAGACGACTGGTATCCGCGCGGCCGGGGAAACCAGTGCCACCGCGGCGGCGGTGGCACCGCCCATCAGGAGCACGGGCAGCAACATGGCGCGAACGACGGGGGTTCCTCGTTCGATCGGCGGTGATTCAACACGAACCATCTAAAACCTCTGGCGGTTGATTCGGGAGGTATAAGCGCTTGCAGGACACTCGGGAACAAGCGCTCGAATTCATATCAACTCGACTTCGCTGCGCGTGAGCTTAGTCAGATCGGAACAGTGCTTCGGCACATTCACCCAACCCCCTGCGCGAGCGCTCCCGCGGTAATACACTCACGAGTTTTTGCACGCACCGCCTCCGCGCGTGCACAAGGAGTAACGAGCGGGGGAAATTCGCAAGGCCGAGCACTCTTCGTACCTCACAGAGGGACAGTCGCAGAGATGCCCGGAAGGCCGATTCGAGCACGCTTACGGAAGGAGTAGGGCAGATGGAGAAATAGCCGAATGGCTCCATCCCAGGACCGATCCATTCCGTACCGCAAAGAGGGACGCGGGCACATGTGATCGAAGCGGATCGAAAGGAGCACATTCATGACTGAAGGACGGGTGCACGGCAAGGTCGCCATAGTGACGGGCGGTGCGGGTGGTATCGGTGCGGAGATCTGCCGCGTCCTCACCGCACAGGGAAGGGCTCGACGGTCGTCGCCGCCGATCGGAATCGAAGAAGAACGGACACACCATGGGGCCGACACGGGGCTACACCATCGAATCGCTGGACACCGGGCTCCGGCTGATGCAGCTGTTCCTCACCCATGACACGCTCACCGTCTCCGAGGCTGCCGAGCTGCTCTCCGTCGGCCGGTCCACCGCCCACCGGGTGCTCAGCACCCTGGCGGGACGCGGCTTCGCGATCCGGGACTCCTCCGGCCGCGGCTATTGCGCCGGTCCCGAACTCGTACGGCTCGGCCGCCCGGCGGGCTTCGGTACGGCCGTCCGCGAACAGCTCGGAGCGGTACTGGACGACGCGGTACGGCGCACCGGTGAGACCGTGCAGAGTGCGGCACTGATCGGCGACCAGATCATCATCACCGACGGCCGCGAGTCCTCGCACCCGGTGCGGGTGATGCTGGAGATGGGCCGTACTCATCCCGCCCACGCCACCTCGGGCGGCAAGATGCTGCTCTCCCGGATGACGGTGGAGCAGGTCTGCGCCCTCTACCCGCAGGAGGAGCTGGCGGAGGTCACCCCGAACACCCTCACCTCGCGGTCCGCACTGCTCGCGGAGCTCGATGAGATCCGCTCCTGCGGATACGCCCTCAGCCGCGGGGAGTCGGTCTGGGGCATGAACGCCGTCGCCGTTCCGCTGGCCGGGGCGAGCTGGCGGGACCGGCTGGCCCTGATGGCATCGGCGCCCGCCGACCGCGGCGACGACGCGGCACTCATCCGCCGCGCCGAGGAACTGCGCCGGTCCGCCGCACTGTTGGGCGCACTCTGAAGCGGGCTCCGAACCACCGCTTCGGTCACGGTCCGGCGTTCTCGGGCAGGATGCAGCAGATCACGGCCGCGGTGACCGCCGAGGCACCCGAGTCGCGCGGGGCGGTGCTCGCGACGTTCTACACGATCGTGTACGCGGGTCTCGGGCTGCCGGCCGTCGCTGCCGGACTACGGGTGAGGTACCAGGGGATGGCGCGGGCGATGAACGAGTTCGCGCCGGCCGCCGCCGTGGTGTGTGTGCCGATCCTGGCCGTACATCCACGGGTGAGCAGGCGCCCGGAGCAGGCCGCCCGAGGGCCTGCTCCGGGGCCGAGCACCTCTCCCTAGTCCCAGAGGTCGGTGCTGTGGGCGTCCACCAGGGCGACGATGCGGGCGAGGACGTCGTCGGCGGACTGTGGATCGTGCCGGCGTCCGTCGCGCAGACGCAGGGCGACATGGTCGTCGGCGGCTTCCCTGGAACCGATGACGGCTTGGTAGGGCACCAGGCGGGCTTCCCGGATGCGGGCCCCCAGGGTGCCGCGTTCCGGTCCGGCGACCTCGGCCCGCAGCCCGAGACCGGTGCACCGCCGGGCGAGCGCCTCGGCATTCGGCAGCTCGGCTTCGGAGACCGGGAGGATCGCCAGCTGGGTGGGGGCGAGCCAGGCGGGGAAGGCCCCGCCGTGTTCCTCGATGAGATGGGCGACGGCTCGCTCCACGCTGCCGATGATGCTGCGGTGGATCATGACCGGCCGGTGCTTCGCGCCGTCCGGGCCGATGTAGTGCAGGTCGAACCGGGCCGGCTGGTGGAAGTCGATCTGGACGGTGGACAGGGTGGACTCCCTGCCCGCACTGTCGGTGACCTGGACATCGATCTTGGGACCATAGAACGCGGCCTCTCCCTCGGCCGCCTCGTAGGGCAGGCCGGAACGGTCGAGGACCTCGGTCAGCAGGGCGGTGGACCGCTGCCACATCTCGGGGGCGGCGACATACTTCCCGCCTGGTCCCGGGAGGGAGAGCCGGTAGCGGGCCGGGCTGACGCCCAGCGCCCGGTACGCCCGGCGGATCAGTTCCAGCGCGGCCTGCGCTTCCTCGGCCACCTGGTCCAGGGTGCAGAAGATGTGCGCGTCGTTCAGCTGGATGGCCCGCACACGGGTCAGTCCGCCGAGCACTCCGGAGAGTTCGGAGCGGTACATGCCGCCCAGCTCGGCCATGCGCAGCGGCAGTTCGCGGTAGCTGTGGGAGCGGGAGCGGTAGATGACCGCGTGGTGCGGACACAGGCTGGGCCGCAGCACGACCTGCTCCCCACCCAGGTCCATCGGCGGGAACATGTCGTCGCTGTAGTGCGACCAGTGCCCGGAGATCTCGTACAGCTCCCGCTTGCCGAGCACCGGCGAGTACACGTGCCGGTAGCCCGCCCGCCGTTCGGCGGTGCGGATGTACTCCTCCAGGGTGTGGCGCACGACTGCGCCGTCGGGCAGCCAGTACGGCAGTCCCGCGCCGATCAGCGGGTCGGTGTCGAACAGGTCCAGCTCACGGCCGAGCTTGCGGTGGTCGTTCATGGCGGTCTCCTCGCGGTCGTCGGACGAGTGACCGCAAGGCGAAGCCCCGGGGCACTCGCCCCGGGGCTTCGGACTGAACAGCTGTCAGCGCGCCGGGACACTCTCCGGCGTCGTCGTCATGGCAGCGCGCTTCATGCGGCGGACGTTAGCAGCGACGTACCGATGTCCGCGCGGGATTTATTTCCGGCGCCGCCGACCCTGCGGCGCTGCCCGGCAGTGCGGTGCTGCCGGTCCCGGCCGCGGGCCGACCCGGCGGGGTCCCGGCCCCCGGTTCAGCGCCGGGCGCCGCCGATGCGTCCCTCCAGCTGCACCAGCAACTCGCTGAGCTGGGTGCTGAGCCGGGCACGGGACTGCTCGTCGAGACCGGACAGCACCATGCGTTCGTACGCCAGCTGCCGGGGCAGCAGCCGGTCGACCAGGTCGCGGCCCTCCTCGGTGAGGCGGACATGGGCGACGCGGCGGTCGCGGGCGTCGCTGCGGCGGTCGACGAGCCCACGCTCCTGAAGGACCCGCAGACGCTTCGTGACGGCGGCGCCGGACGAGAACGTCTCCCTGGCCAGCTCGCCGGGGGTGAGTTCGCGGTCGGTACGGCGTACGGCACCGAGCAGGTCGAACTCGGCGCGGGTCAGGCCGGCGGCGCGCAGCGGGGCGTCCTCCGCCTGCTGGAGCAGGGCCGCGCAGCGGTTGATACGGCCGATGAGTTCCATCGGTCCGGTGTCCAGCTCCGGGTTGACGGCCTGCCACTGCCGCACCACCGAGGCGACGATGTCGTCGGTCACACCGCTCCGTTCTCCTGGGCGGGGGCGATCAGCCCCTGCCGTGTTGCTGTCGCCGCGAGCGTACGGTGTCCGGCCTGCTCGGCCGCGAGGACCTGTTCCTGGGGCAGGGCGCGCTGCCACCATTCGCCCGCTGCGGTGTCGTCGGCCTCGCGCAGCTCGACGAGCGATCCGGTCAGCCTGCGGCGCGCGGCGTCGAGGGCGGCGGGCGTGGGCTGCGGGGCGGCGAGAGCGTGTACGGCATGGGCGCGGGCCCGGTCAGTGGCGGCCAGGGCCTTTTCCAGGCGTCCGGCGGCCCGGCGGTTGGTCACCAGCATGGCGGCGAGGATGCCCACGCCTGCGCCGATCACCGTGTCCAGGACCCGGTCGCCGATGAGCTCACCGGCCGGGTGGGTGCCGCCGAACTCCAGGACCAGCAGGGCCATCGGCGTGACGGCGATGGAGCCGAGCCAGTAGTTGCGCGTGATCAGGGCCTCCGCCGCGAAGCCGAAGAGCAGGCAGAAGCCGATGAGGGCCAGCGGTCCGGTGCGGCTGACCGGGAGGACGACGGCGAAGACGAGGACGCCGAGCAGATTGCCGAGGGTCCGCTGGAGGGCCCGGTTCCAGGACAATGTCACGTTGGCCTGGTACAGGGAGGCGGCCGTGACGATCGCCCAGTAGGGCCGGCCGACGCCGGCCGCCTGGGAGACATATCCGGCCAGGGCGCAGCCGATCAGCGCACGGGCGCCGATGGGGAGCAGCGGGGAGCCCGGGGCGAGGCGGCGCAGCAGTGCGCGGCGGGCTTCGCGGCGGCTTCGTGTGCGCCGGGCGGCCCGTTCGGCGTCGATGCCGAACAACTCATCGGACGTGCCGGGGGCGGGCGGCGGAGTGGGGACGGGTCCGCGGGCACGGGTCTGCCGGGCCCAGACGCGGAGCCGTTCGGGGTCGGGGGCGGAAGCGGGGGCAGCGGTGGGAGCGATCGGGGAAACGCCGTGGGCGCCCCCGGCAAGGGCGGCCTCGGCGTGGACGACGAGACGTTCGAGAGCCCGGCGTACGGGCGTGGGGCGTCCGGCGGCGAGCAGCGCCTGCCAGGCCGCGTGCACGGCCGCGACCGCGGCGCGCCGGGTGCGATGACCGGGGGCGGTGACGTATGCCGCGGCCGCGTCGAGTGCGCGGGCGGTCGCCCGGCGCTCCGGCCCCTCCCTGCGGATCACCGCGGGGCCGACCGTGACCAGCCAGGAGATCACGCCCGCGGCCAGGGTCAGCGCGAGGTGGCCGGGTACCTGGCCGAGGTGCTGCGGGGCGAAGAGTGCGGCCGAGGTCACGAACGTGAAGATCACCGGCCCGGGCGGGCCGATGCGGGTGGCGTCGCAGAGCATCTTCTGTCCGGCGGCGAGCAGTGCGCCCACCGCGATCAGCACGGCGGTCGATCCGGTGAGCGAGGCCGCGACGAGGGATATCGCCATGCCGATGACCATGGAGACGACGACTCCGGCCACGGCTCGGGCGCGGCGGGCGTACGGCAGGTTGTGGCCGTACAGCGCACAGAGCGAGCCGGCCATCGTGTACATCACGAGGTCGAGCCGGTCGACGGCGAACAGCAGAAGATCCGGTACGGCGGTGGCGACGACCACACTCAGCGCCGGCTTGAACCACATGTCCGAGGGCCGGGCGAGGCGCAGGGGTGCGGCCAGCGGGAGTCTGCGGACCGAGGGCTGCCGGGATCGGATGATTGTATCGCTCACCCAAATACTTTAACAGGTATTACACCCGTAAAACAACTTCTTCGATGACCAGGCCGCGGCACTGATGGCCGCCCCCTCCGTGAACCCATAGCGTTCAACCGCACGAGGACAGACAGGCATATGTCGATGCACCCACGAAGGAATCCGTATGAAGCTCACCAAACCGGTGCCCAGCGGTCCCTGCTGGATCGAGCTGAGCACCCCCGACATCCCGGCTGCCAAGTCGTTCTACGCGGCGCTCTTCGGCTGGCGCTCCGAGACCGATCCGCGTGAGGAGGCGGGCGGCTACACCATGGCGCGCCTCTCAGATGCGCGAGTGGCCGCACTGAGTCCGGTCTACCAGCCGGGACAGCCGCCCGCCTGGACTGTCTCGTTCGCCAGCGAGGACACGGACGCCACGGTCGAGAAGGTGAAGTCGGCGGGCGGCTCGCTCCTGGTCGGCCCGATGGACGTGTTCGACCAGGGCAGGTTCGCGGTGGTCGCGGATCCGTCCGGTGCGGTGTTCTCGCTGTGGCAGGGCCGCGCCTTCGCCGGCGCCGAGCGGCTGAACGA
This region includes:
- a CDS encoding sensor histidine kinase → MVRVESPPIERGTPVVRAMLLPVLLMGGATAAAVALVSPAARIPVVWCGALATVVVAVLTLQLARRARDLRTQRAVYERRFVDLERRIATHDDETVRISKELLPAAIHRLRVGNSPEEVLRDVVDADELYRDLPDAQRTLVYTVLNIIDNEEAMRDSAQRAFVNVARRVQAIVHRQASELREMEEHHGRNPDVFDDLLRIDHGTALIGRLADSIAVLGGARPSRQWPKPVPLFSVLRGAMSRILEYPRVDLHSIAKVAIIGTAVEPLIHACAELLDNATRYSPPQTRVHVTAVEVQTGIAIEIEDGGVSLSEEARARAENMLARAQAGSNMNDLGESPRLGMAVVGRLSRMYDLQVSLRQSAYGGVRAVLIVPRAMITTGPAPGIAHGIGATSRPTSDIDQEAMKHVVPARRKPRPVAQRPATGPVAPVTRPAVPAAAMEDDVPVVTEWTAGGLPQRRSRGRAPLGSHNLPAQAVDPTAGQRNGHISGHGQGNDSGKAQPPGLWLEAFTNAVNGVPQEPKTDEDSDDAWDKGDLK
- the thrS gene encoding threonine--tRNA ligase, encoding MFSPKPRGECPGASPCGHSSDDREETAMNDHRKLGRELDLFDTDPLIGAGLPYWLPDGAVVRHTLEEYIRTAERRAGYRHVYSPVLGKRELYEISGHWSHYSDDMFPPMDLGGEQVVLRPSLCPHHAVIYRSRSHSYRELPLRMAELGGMYRSELSGVLGGLTRVRAIQLNDAHIFCTLDQVAEEAQAALELIRRAYRALGVSPARYRLSLPGPGGKYVAAPEMWQRSTALLTEVLDRSGLPYEAAEGEAAFYGPKIDVQVTDSAGRESTLSTVQIDFHQPARFDLHYIGPDGAKHRPVMIHRSIIGSVERAVAHLIEEHGGAFPAWLAPTQLAILPVSEAELPNAEALARRCTGLGLRAEVAGPERGTLGARIREARLVPYQAVIGSREAADDHVALRLRDGRRHDPQSADDVLARIVALVDAHSTDLWD
- a CDS encoding FUSC family protein, yielding MSDTIIRSRQPSVRRLPLAAPLRLARPSDMWFKPALSVVVATAVPDLLLFAVDRLDLVMYTMAGSLCALYGHNLPYARRARAVAGVVVSMVIGMAISLVAASLTGSTAVLIAVGALLAAGQKMLCDATRIGPPGPVIFTFVTSAALFAPQHLGQVPGHLALTLAAGVISWLVTVGPAVIRREGPERRATARALDAAAAYVTAPGHRTRRAAVAAVHAAWQALLAAGRPTPVRRALERLVVHAEAALAGGAHGVSPIAPTAAPASAPDPERLRVWARQTRARGPVPTPPPAPGTSDELFGIDAERAARRTRSRREARRALLRRLAPGSPLLPIGARALIGCALAGYVSQAAGVGRPYWAIVTAASLYQANVTLSWNRALQRTLGNLLGVLVFAVVLPVSRTGPLALIGFCLLFGFAAEALITRNYWLGSIAVTPMALLVLEFGGTHPAGELIGDRVLDTVIGAGVGILAAMLVTNRRAAGRLEKALAATDRARAHAVHALAAPQPTPAALDAARRRLTGSLVELREADDTAAGEWWQRALPQEQVLAAEQAGHRTLAATATRQGLIAPAQENGAV
- a CDS encoding IclR family transcriptional regulator, with the protein product MGPTRGYTIESLDTGLRLMQLFLTHDTLTVSEAAELLSVGRSTAHRVLSTLAGRGFAIRDSSGRGYCAGPELVRLGRPAGFGTAVREQLGAVLDDAVRRTGETVQSAALIGDQIIITDGRESSHPVRVMLEMGRTHPAHATSGGKMLLSRMTVEQVCALYPQEELAEVTPNTLTSRSALLAELDEIRSCGYALSRGESVWGMNAVAVPLAGASWRDRLALMASAPADRGDDAALIRRAEELRRSAALLGAL
- a CDS encoding MarR family winged helix-turn-helix transcriptional regulator — protein: MTDDIVASVVRQWQAVNPELDTGPMELIGRINRCAALLQQAEDAPLRAAGLTRAEFDLLGAVRRTDRELTPGELARETFSSGAAVTKRLRVLQERGLVDRRSDARDRRVAHVRLTEEGRDLVDRLLPRQLAYERMVLSGLDEQSRARLSTQLSELLVQLEGRIGGARR